In the Arthrobacter sp. 31Y genome, one interval contains:
- the frr gene encoding ribosome recycling factor, producing the protein MIEETLLEAGEKMDKAVEVAKDDFASIRTGRANPALYNKVIVEYYGTPTPLQQLASFGVPDARTILITPYDKTALRDIEKALSDSEVGANPSNDGNVIRVTIPELTKERRKEYVKIVKGKGEDAKVSIRSIRRKAKDSLDKLVKDGEAGEDEGARAEKELDALTKQHVDGIDELLKRKEAELLEV; encoded by the coding sequence GTGATCGAAGAGACCTTGCTCGAAGCCGGCGAGAAGATGGACAAGGCGGTGGAGGTAGCCAAGGACGATTTCGCCTCGATCCGTACTGGCCGGGCCAACCCTGCCCTCTACAACAAGGTGATCGTCGAGTACTACGGCACACCTACTCCGCTGCAGCAGCTGGCCTCCTTCGGTGTGCCGGATGCCCGCACCATCCTGATCACCCCTTACGACAAGACCGCATTGCGTGACATCGAGAAGGCCCTGAGCGACTCCGAGGTTGGCGCCAACCCGTCCAACGACGGCAACGTTATTCGCGTGACCATCCCGGAGCTCACCAAGGAGCGCCGCAAGGAGTACGTGAAGATCGTCAAGGGCAAGGGTGAGGACGCCAAGGTTTCCATCCGAAGCATCCGCCGCAAAGCCAAGGATTCCCTGGACAAGCTCGTCAAGGACGGCGAAGCCGGAGAAGATGAGGGTGCACGCGCTGAGAAGGAACTCGACGCCCTGACCAAGCAGCACGTTGACGGCATCGACGAGCTGCTCAAGCGCAAGGAAGCCGAGCTGCTCGAGGTCTGA
- the rpsB gene encoding 30S ribosomal protein S2 produces MPVVTMRQLLDSGVHFGHQTRRWNPKMKRFIFTERNGIYIIDLQQSLSYIDRAYEFVKATVAHGGTVLFVGTKKQAQEAIAEQATRVGQPYVNQRWLGGMLTNFQTVAKRIQRMKELEEINFDDVAGSAYTKKELLLLKRELTKLESNLGGIRNLTKAPSVLWVVDTKKEHLAVDEAKKLNIPVVAILDTNCDPDEVDFPIPGNDDAIRSVNLLTRVVADAVAEGLIARNQRATGTTEAPEEPLAEWERELLEGSKAEEAAATEAPAAEAPAAEAPVAEAPAATEAAAGEAEEAK; encoded by the coding sequence ATGCCCGTCGTAACTATGCGCCAGCTGCTTGACAGCGGCGTCCACTTTGGACACCAGACCCGTCGTTGGAACCCGAAGATGAAGCGCTTCATCTTCACGGAGCGCAACGGCATCTACATCATTGACCTCCAGCAGTCGCTGTCCTACATCGACCGCGCCTACGAGTTCGTCAAGGCTACTGTCGCCCACGGCGGCACCGTCCTGTTCGTTGGCACCAAGAAGCAGGCTCAGGAAGCAATTGCCGAGCAGGCTACCCGCGTTGGCCAGCCGTACGTCAACCAGCGTTGGTTGGGCGGTATGCTCACCAACTTCCAGACCGTCGCCAAGCGTATCCAGCGCATGAAGGAACTCGAAGAGATCAACTTCGACGACGTCGCCGGTTCGGCTTACACCAAGAAGGAGCTCCTGCTCCTCAAGCGTGAACTCACCAAGCTTGAGTCCAACCTCGGTGGTATCCGCAACCTGACCAAGGCTCCCTCGGTTCTCTGGGTTGTTGACACCAAGAAGGAACACCTTGCTGTTGACGAAGCCAAGAAACTGAACATCCCGGTTGTGGCCATCCTGGACACCAACTGCGATCCCGACGAAGTCGACTTCCCGATCCCGGGTAACGACGACGCCATCCGCTCCGTCAACCTGCTCACCCGCGTTGTTGCCGACGCCGTAGCTGAGGGCCTCATCGCCCGCAACCAGCGCGCAACGGGCACCACCGAAGCTCCGGAAGAGCCGCTGGCTGAGTGGGAGCGCGAGCTCCTCGAAGGCAGCAAGGCTGAAGAAGCAGCGGCAACCGAGGCTCCGGCAGCAGAAGCTCCCGCAGCTGAGGCTCCCGTTGCTGAGGCTCCCGCAGCAACTGAAGCTGCAGCCGGCGAAGCCGAAGAAGCCAAGTAA
- a CDS encoding DivIVA domain-containing protein, with translation MALDIRRQIPATFDRVERSKYGYNAKQVDEFLQRARTSFENPVGTADQVASVDVRAVAFDPVKGGYDAHSVDAALDRLEDAFARRERDDLISQQGEEAWLRQIGKLSGILRGRLHRPDGERFRRPSGKRTRSYDVQDVDALCDELIGYLEHDQALSVDTVRRAVFRAAKGADGYEEAQVDAFLARVVELMAAID, from the coding sequence GTGGCCTTGGATATTCGACGCCAGATTCCCGCAACGTTTGATCGCGTGGAGCGCAGCAAATACGGCTATAACGCCAAGCAAGTGGACGAGTTCCTCCAGCGCGCCCGGACATCGTTTGAGAACCCCGTAGGTACGGCGGACCAAGTGGCCAGCGTTGACGTCAGGGCCGTGGCTTTTGATCCCGTCAAAGGTGGTTATGACGCTCACAGCGTCGATGCCGCTCTGGACAGGTTGGAGGACGCGTTCGCACGGCGGGAGAGGGACGACCTCATCAGCCAGCAGGGCGAAGAAGCCTGGCTGCGGCAAATCGGCAAGCTCTCAGGCATACTCCGCGGCAGGCTTCACAGGCCCGACGGCGAACGGTTCCGCCGCCCGTCCGGTAAAAGGACCCGCAGCTACGACGTCCAGGACGTCGATGCCTTGTGCGATGAGCTCATCGGGTACCTCGAGCACGATCAAGCCCTGAGCGTGGACACCGTGCGCCGGGCTGTTTTCCGTGCCGCCAAGGGCGCCGACGGTTATGAAGAAGCCCAGGTGGACGCGTTCCTGGCCCGCGTTGTAGAGCTCATGGCAGCCATCGACTAA
- a CDS encoding acyl-CoA dehydrogenase family protein: protein MSNAAFDATNLPYADGDFYAFEQMLTGKEQDRLAEVREFLAREVKPIAVDFWNRGEFPMDLIPKLGELDLVSPVRRQGYSNLFAGMLHAEVTRADASIATFMGVHDGLFTGSIEALASQEQKDAWLPDIYSLKKIGAFGLTEPLGGSDVAGGTRTTAKRDGDTWILNGAKRWIGNATFSDWVVIYAKDVADNQVKAFMVDTTLPGYSATKIENKISLRTVQNADIVLDSVVVPDFFKLANGNSFRDTNKVLKVTRLAVAWQAVGLQMAAFDVARQYAVERQQFGRPLAAFQLVQNQLVQILGNTVASMGMMVRLAQLEDAGVAKDEQSALAKAFTTARMRESVALGRSILGGNGIVTDYGMAKIFSDAEAIYSYEGTHEINTLVTGRAITGVSAIV from the coding sequence ATGTCCAACGCTGCATTCGATGCCACCAACCTTCCGTATGCCGACGGCGACTTCTACGCATTTGAGCAGATGCTGACAGGGAAAGAGCAGGACCGCCTCGCGGAAGTCCGGGAATTCCTTGCCCGCGAAGTCAAGCCCATTGCCGTGGACTTCTGGAACCGTGGTGAGTTCCCGATGGACCTGATTCCCAAGCTTGGCGAACTGGATCTGGTCAGCCCCGTTCGTCGTCAGGGGTACTCCAACCTGTTCGCCGGCATGCTCCACGCTGAAGTGACACGCGCTGATGCCTCGATTGCCACGTTCATGGGCGTCCACGACGGCCTGTTCACAGGTTCGATCGAGGCCCTCGCATCGCAGGAACAGAAGGATGCCTGGCTGCCGGACATTTACTCCCTGAAAAAGATCGGCGCTTTCGGGCTGACCGAGCCCTTGGGTGGCTCGGACGTGGCGGGTGGAACGCGCACCACCGCCAAGCGCGACGGCGACACCTGGATTCTCAACGGCGCCAAGCGCTGGATCGGCAACGCCACGTTTTCCGACTGGGTGGTCATCTACGCCAAGGATGTGGCCGACAACCAGGTCAAGGCCTTCATGGTGGACACCACCTTGCCGGGCTACTCGGCCACCAAGATTGAGAACAAGATCTCCCTGCGTACGGTGCAGAATGCGGACATCGTTCTGGACAGCGTGGTGGTGCCCGACTTCTTCAAACTTGCCAACGGCAACAGCTTCCGCGATACCAACAAGGTCCTCAAGGTAACCCGCCTGGCAGTGGCCTGGCAGGCCGTTGGGCTGCAGATGGCGGCTTTTGATGTCGCCCGCCAGTACGCCGTGGAACGTCAGCAGTTCGGGCGGCCGTTGGCGGCTTTCCAACTGGTGCAAAATCAGCTGGTCCAGATCCTCGGCAACACTGTAGCTTCCATGGGCATGATGGTTCGTCTGGCCCAACTCGAAGACGCGGGTGTGGCGAAGGACGAGCAGTCGGCACTGGCCAAGGCGTTCACTACGGCACGCATGCGCGAAAGCGTTGCGCTGGGACGCAGCATCCTGGGTGGCAATGGAATCGTTACGGACTACGGGATGGCCAAGATCTTCTCCGATGCGGAGGCCATCTACTCCTACGAAGGCACACACGAAATCAATACCCTGGTGACCGGCCGGGCCATTACCGGTGTTTCGGCCATCGTCTAG
- a CDS encoding M23 family metallopeptidase, translated as MTIAKLTLTTFLTATILAGGASTPAPASASWSWPLSPKPSVLRTFDPPDKPWLSGHRGVDLGPTPDGAPVAAPSDGVVAFAGVVVDRPVLTIDHGDGLKSSFEPVTSELKAGDTVRKGQVVGSMEPGHCSSATCLHWGVRRGEDYVNPLGFVEDLRPSILLPLL; from the coding sequence ATGACCATTGCGAAGCTCACCTTGACCACATTTCTTACTGCCACCATTCTTGCCGGCGGCGCTAGCACCCCTGCACCGGCCTCAGCATCGTGGAGCTGGCCACTCTCCCCCAAACCTTCCGTCCTGCGGACGTTCGACCCGCCGGACAAACCGTGGCTCAGCGGGCATCGGGGTGTGGATTTGGGACCAACGCCCGACGGCGCTCCGGTCGCCGCGCCGTCCGATGGCGTGGTGGCGTTTGCCGGCGTCGTGGTTGACCGTCCCGTACTGACCATCGATCACGGCGATGGCCTCAAGAGCAGCTTCGAACCGGTGACCAGTGAACTCAAGGCCGGTGACACCGTGCGCAAGGGTCAGGTCGTCGGAAGCATGGAACCCGGCCACTGCAGCAGTGCTACATGCCTGCACTGGGGCGTGCGGCGCGGCGAGGACTACGTCAATCCGCTGGGCTTCGTGGAAGACCTGCGGCCGTCCATCCTGCTGCCGCTCCTCTGA
- the tsf gene encoding translation elongation factor Ts yields the protein MANYTAADIKALRERTGAGMMDVKKALDEANGDAEKAIEIIRIKGLKGATKREGRSTAEGLVAAKVNGGVGVMIEVNCETDFVAKADKFIQLADKVLNVAVESGAADLETLLATEVDGKPLSEVVVEEGAVLGEKVVVRRISRVEGTTVDAYLHKTSKDLPAQVGVLFAVDGEGEAASTAAHDIAVHVAAMAPNYLTRDDVPAELVESERRIAEETAKAEGKPEAALSKIVEGRVTGFYKGEVLVDQAFAKDSKKTVAQVLEEAGVKATAVTRFRVGN from the coding sequence ATGGCGAACTACACTGCTGCTGACATCAAGGCCCTGCGCGAGCGCACTGGCGCCGGCATGATGGACGTCAAGAAGGCTCTTGACGAAGCCAACGGTGACGCCGAGAAGGCCATCGAGATCATCCGCATCAAGGGCCTCAAGGGCGCTACCAAGCGCGAAGGCCGTTCCACTGCTGAAGGCCTGGTTGCTGCCAAGGTCAACGGCGGCGTCGGCGTAATGATCGAGGTCAACTGCGAGACTGACTTCGTTGCCAAGGCTGACAAGTTCATCCAGCTGGCTGACAAGGTTCTCAACGTTGCAGTCGAGTCCGGCGCAGCCGACCTCGAAACCCTGCTGGCCACCGAGGTTGACGGCAAGCCGTTGTCCGAGGTTGTTGTCGAAGAGGGCGCAGTCCTCGGCGAGAAGGTTGTTGTCCGCCGTATCTCCCGCGTTGAGGGCACCACGGTTGACGCCTACCTGCACAAGACGTCCAAGGACCTCCCGGCCCAGGTTGGCGTTCTGTTCGCTGTTGACGGTGAAGGCGAAGCCGCTTCCACCGCTGCACACGACATCGCTGTGCACGTTGCAGCCATGGCTCCGAACTACCTGACCCGTGACGACGTTCCGGCTGAACTGGTCGAGTCCGAGCGCCGCATCGCGGAAGAGACCGCAAAGGCTGAAGGCAAGCCCGAAGCTGCTCTTTCCAAGATTGTGGAAGGCCGCGTGACGGGCTTCTACAAGGGTGAAGTTCTGGTTGACCAGGCATTCGCCAAGGATTCCAAGAAGACTGTTGCACAGGTCCTCGAAGAAGCCGGCGTCAAGGCAACCGCAGTAACCCGTTTCCGCGTCGGAAACTAG
- the pyrH gene encoding UMP kinase, with translation METVNTAIQPEKTRRRVLLKLSGEVIGGGKLGVDPETVRAIAKQIAAAVTEVEVAIVVGGGNFFRGAELSQSGMDRSRADYMGMLGTVMNCLALQDFLEQAGVETRVQSAITMGQVAEAYIPRRAIRHMEKGRVVIFGAGAGLPYFSTDTVAAQRALEVHADVVLMAKSGVDGVYTADPKKDPLAEKLDVLSYDDALRRDIRVMDQTAMTMCKDNSLSMVVFGMEGEGNVTRAILGETLGTLVTP, from the coding sequence ATGGAAACCGTCAACACTGCTATCCAGCCCGAGAAGACCCGTCGACGTGTACTTCTGAAACTTTCCGGCGAGGTCATCGGCGGAGGCAAGCTCGGCGTCGATCCTGAGACAGTGCGCGCCATCGCCAAGCAGATCGCGGCCGCGGTCACCGAAGTAGAAGTGGCAATCGTTGTAGGCGGGGGTAACTTCTTCCGCGGCGCCGAACTGTCGCAAAGCGGTATGGACCGCTCCCGCGCCGATTACATGGGCATGCTGGGCACCGTGATGAACTGCCTGGCCCTGCAGGACTTCCTGGAGCAAGCCGGAGTGGAAACCCGCGTCCAGAGCGCCATCACCATGGGCCAGGTTGCAGAGGCCTACATTCCGCGCCGCGCCATCCGCCACATGGAAAAGGGCCGCGTGGTCATTTTCGGTGCGGGTGCCGGGCTGCCCTACTTCTCTACGGACACCGTTGCGGCGCAGCGTGCCCTTGAAGTGCACGCAGACGTGGTCCTCATGGCCAAGAGCGGCGTGGACGGCGTCTACACCGCAGATCCCAAAAAGGACCCCCTGGCCGAAAAGCTGGATGTCCTCAGCTATGACGACGCCCTGCGCCGTGACATCCGGGTGATGGACCAGACCGCAATGACCATGTGCAAGGACAACAGCCTGTCCATGGTGGTCTTCGGCATGGAGGGCGAGGGCAACGTTACCCGTGCCATCCTCGGCGAAACGCTGGGAACCCTGGTTACTCCCTAG
- a CDS encoding phosphatidate cytidylyltransferase, with product MNQAEPAPAERVPTRDTPKRARRVRKNPTPKAGRNLPAAIGVGLAMLLAVLGGLLFLPLGFVLLTTAFGVLGVWEVFRALEAQGTRMPIVPVMIGSLVMPVSAYFGGLEGLLFTMTASSVAVLLWRSIESAAGAPRSVFAGVFTLAWIPFLISFASLSLHTTSGPTPVGFWPDGIPEGAWQIASMLLLVVSNDTFGYIVGASFGKHPMAPKISPKKSWEGFAGSVGGAMVIGVLACVFLLDRPWWVGLILAVGMVAAATAGDLAESMVKRELGVKDMSSILPGHGGVMDRLDSIVFAAPVAYVLFALLSGV from the coding sequence ATGAACCAGGCTGAGCCGGCGCCCGCTGAGCGGGTCCCGACACGCGATACCCCTAAGCGCGCCAGACGCGTGCGGAAGAACCCTACACCGAAGGCAGGCCGGAATCTTCCGGCCGCCATCGGCGTCGGGCTTGCCATGCTTTTGGCCGTTTTGGGCGGCTTGTTGTTCCTCCCGTTGGGATTCGTCCTCCTCACTACCGCCTTCGGGGTGTTGGGTGTTTGGGAGGTTTTCAGGGCGCTGGAGGCGCAGGGGACCCGGATGCCGATCGTTCCCGTGATGATCGGCAGCCTGGTGATGCCGGTATCGGCCTACTTCGGCGGGCTTGAAGGTTTGCTTTTCACTATGACGGCCAGCTCCGTGGCCGTCTTGCTGTGGCGCTCCATCGAGAGTGCCGCAGGAGCGCCGCGGAGCGTGTTTGCCGGTGTCTTTACGCTGGCATGGATTCCCTTCCTCATCAGCTTTGCATCGCTGTCCCTGCACACCACCAGCGGGCCCACTCCTGTGGGGTTCTGGCCGGACGGTATCCCCGAAGGCGCATGGCAGATTGCCTCCATGCTGTTGTTGGTGGTTTCCAATGACACGTTCGGGTACATCGTTGGCGCTTCGTTCGGGAAGCACCCCATGGCCCCCAAGATCAGCCCCAAGAAGTCGTGGGAAGGTTTCGCGGGATCCGTTGGCGGGGCCATGGTGATCGGCGTCCTTGCGTGTGTATTCCTGCTCGACAGGCCCTGGTGGGTGGGTCTTATCCTGGCCGTGGGCATGGTAGCCGCAGCAACCGCCGGAGACCTCGCGGAGTCCATGGTCAAGCGCGAACTTGGCGTCAAGGACATGAGCAGCATCCTGCCCGGCCACGGCGGCGTGATGGACCGCCTGGACTCCATCGTGTTCGCCGCCCCTGTAGCCTATGTTCTGTTCGCGCTGCTGAGCGGCGTCTGA
- a CDS encoding glycosyltransferase yields the protein MTIPDTNKPLTLLIAADTYPPHVNGAAQFGYRLAKGMTARGHNVHVLACRPDTGKSYTEFRDEATVHRLRSHGVFTHEYFRICFPWEIKKEISLLFDKVQPDVVHIQSHYMIGEHVLYEAVKRGIRIVATNHFMPENLNPFLPFPRWFKDIVGRISWKDMGKVMGQADVVTTPTPLAAKAMHQHAFLRKVLPLSNGIDSSAYELQPGEVIEPHANPTVLFVGRLAEEKHIDVLIDAVAKTPRELNVNLEIVGGGEVRTALEAQVAKLGLGDRVRFLGLASDEDLREAYIKADIFCMPGTAELQSLVTLEAMSASTPVLLANAMALPHLVRDGENGYLFTPNDSDELAGRITQLVGLPQDELDAMGKLSREMVEPHSINGTLQTFEDLYRGATYEDMVV from the coding sequence GTGACCATTCCCGACACCAACAAACCCCTCACTCTGCTGATTGCCGCGGATACCTACCCGCCGCACGTCAACGGTGCTGCCCAGTTCGGCTACCGCCTGGCCAAGGGGATGACGGCACGCGGGCACAACGTCCACGTCCTGGCCTGCCGTCCGGACACGGGCAAGAGCTACACCGAGTTCCGCGATGAAGCCACCGTCCACCGGCTCCGCTCCCATGGCGTCTTCACCCACGAGTACTTCCGAATCTGCTTCCCGTGGGAAATCAAGAAGGAAATCAGCCTTCTTTTCGACAAAGTCCAACCGGACGTCGTTCACATCCAGAGCCACTACATGATCGGCGAGCACGTCCTCTACGAGGCTGTTAAGCGCGGTATCCGGATTGTGGCCACCAATCACTTCATGCCCGAGAACCTCAACCCGTTCCTTCCGTTCCCGCGGTGGTTCAAGGACATTGTTGGCCGGATTTCATGGAAGGACATGGGCAAGGTCATGGGGCAGGCGGACGTGGTCACCACGCCGACGCCACTGGCTGCCAAGGCCATGCACCAGCACGCTTTCCTGCGTAAGGTCCTGCCTCTTTCCAATGGCATCGACTCATCCGCTTACGAGCTGCAGCCCGGTGAAGTCATCGAGCCGCATGCCAACCCCACCGTCCTGTTTGTCGGCCGGCTTGCCGAAGAAAAGCACATCGACGTGTTGATTGATGCCGTGGCCAAGACCCCGCGCGAACTGAACGTGAACCTGGAAATCGTGGGCGGCGGCGAAGTCCGCACTGCCCTTGAAGCCCAGGTGGCGAAGCTCGGGCTGGGTGACCGGGTGAGGTTCCTCGGCCTGGCGAGCGACGAGGACCTGCGCGAGGCGTACATCAAGGCCGATATCTTCTGCATGCCAGGGACGGCCGAGCTTCAGTCGCTGGTGACTTTGGAAGCCATGTCTGCTTCCACACCTGTGCTGCTGGCCAACGCCATGGCGCTGCCGCATTTGGTCCGTGACGGCGAGAACGGCTACCTTTTCACCCCCAATGACAGCGACGAGCTCGCGGGCAGGATCACCCAGCTGGTGGGGCTTCCCCAGGACGAGCTTGATGCAATGGGCAAGCTGAGCCGTGAGATGGTGGAGCCGCACAGCATCAATGGCACTCTTCAGACCTTTGAGGACCTCTACCGTGGCGCCACCTACGAGGACATGGTGGTGTGA